The Carnobacterium divergens nucleotide sequence TATGGACTTTTTGGTTTATTCGTCCTTTTTATTTACGTCGAAAAATTTGGATTGTGGGCGAAAAACCTACGCAAGCGTCTTCTAACGGTTTTGATTTTTATCGTTACTTACGCCAGCAGCATCCTGAAAAGGAAGTTTATTATGTCATTGATCCAGCTTCTGATGCGTATCAAAAGCTTCAGCCATTTGGTGAAGACCATTTGTTAAAATACAAATCTAAAGAATACATTTGGCACTTATTGATGAGCGAGACTTTGTTGACAGCCTTCGCCCCTTACGACATTTATCCAACCAGAACCAAGCCTTTATTAAACTTTGTTCGCGCTAAAAAAGTGTACTTGCAAAACGGCATCGTTGGCTTGCAAGATGAGACCAAGACGCTAGGTCGCATCTCCCTTCAATTTGAAACAGATTTATTTTTGGTGAGTTCTAAAAATGAAAAACGACTCGTACAAGATGTTTTAGGCTATACTGATAAAGAAGTAGCTATTACAGGCTTGTCACGCTATGATCGTCTTTTTGATAATAAGGAAACGCCTGAAATGAAGCAGCAATTGCTCTTTTACCCTATCGATCATGAAACAGGTTTGCATTTCCAAACTGAGTTTATCGATGTCCTTGCTAAAAATTATTTGACTTTGATTGCTAGCACTGACATGCAAGAGTTTTTAGCTCGTCATAAGCTTGAATTTGTCATCGCTTTACCTCATGCTTTTGAAACATATGTAACAGAATTTGAGGCCTTAAATTGCACTGTTCGTTTGCAACGTATGGAGGATCCTATGACTTTAATCAAAGAAAGCAAACTGATGATTACTGATTATGCTTCAGAAGCCTTTGATTTTAGCTTCTTAACTAAACCGGTTGTCTTTTATCAATTTGAAAATAATTTTTACCAACAAAAAGATTCCCTTCAATTGCAGCAGGCGTACCAAAATGAATTGCCGGGTGAAGTAACCGTAAATGCAGATGATTTGATTTGTATTCTTGAGCGTATTGCCTCTGATAACTTTAAAATGAGCAAAGCCAATCAACAAAAAGCAAATTTACTGATTGAGCATAAAGATACGGCGTCAAATGAACGGATTTTTGAAGCAGTTACGCATTTAAAAAAAGGAATGCCTTTCTTATAATCATTTACACACGTTGAAATCGTCTGTTTCAACGTGTGTTTTTTTCATACGCCTTCTCCAATAAATTGTTAACCCTTTCAAAATTTTATGCTATACTAAAAGAGTTCAGATGAATACGCAAACATTGGGAGGAATTCAAACATGAAAGAGACTATTTATTTAGGAACTTACACCAAACGCGCTAGTGAAGGTGTTTATCAAATTACATTAGATACTGAGAAAAAACAATTAGAAAATTTAACCGTTGTCGCTAAGGCGGATAGTCCAACTTATCTTGGCTTATCCCCTGACTACAAGACGCTTTATCCTGTTGTAAAAATCGACGGAAAAGGCGGCATGGCATCTTACCGTAAAAATGAAAACGGCGAATTTGTTTTCGTCAATGGGGTTACTGCTGAAGGCGCTCCGCCTTGTTACGTTGGAGTAGATGCAACTAGAAACTTCTTATATACGGCTAACTACCACAAAGGCGAAATTGCTGTCTTGCAAACAGCTGCTGATGGCACTTTAACGTTGCTGGATACAGTGACTCATCAAGGTTCAAGTGTTCATGAAAATCAACAAACGCCTCATGCTCATTATGCCGACTTAACTCCAGATCAACACTATGTTGTCGCTTGCGATTTAGGAACTGATGAAGTTTATACTTACAGCGTTTCAACCGAAGGAAAGCTAACTGAAGTGGCGCGCTTTAAAGCTGCTCCTGGAACTGGTCCTCGTCATCTTGTTTTCCATCCAAATGGAAAAGTAGCTTATCTTTTTGGTGAATTAGCAAGCGTTGTCGTTGTCTTAAGTTATGATGCTGCGACTGGTCGTTTTAAAGAATTAGAAACCGTGCCGACAATTCCTGAAAATTTCACTGATTTTAACGGTGGCGCTGCTATTCGCCTATCAAAAGA carries:
- a CDS encoding CDP-glycerol glycerophosphotransferase family protein; translated protein: MSLRTSIRDSHLLLKKKANEPSLTHPTFSISKQEEDIVTSVSLSKEHPVYFKEFFILHRETGKRYTFETIVSQTDTFSFRFNLIAFIHQVLSTGERAHFEFYFEISYFIDGEWIEKQEPLSLDLFDYFDSYGITQFKDREDYIYPYISRKTNGFCFTVNIPVRSIRYIQDSHITQIKTKKHKIAISGEIVSKAIAINRIDTVMVGRKSGLTHVIHSNHMLEELEAGTHLYRYGYDLLIDVKDFAMELLLNDLADEEFDLYFEVYLNGLFDPTIVRVANPEKMHSQKIYKHTYFSYGHTTFAFSPKFSTQYQGLSICSTRFEKEVFDYFKELLWTFWFIRPFYLRRKIWIVGEKPTQASSNGFDFYRYLRQQHPEKEVYYVIDPASDAYQKLQPFGEDHLLKYKSKEYIWHLLMSETLLTAFAPYDIYPTRTKPLLNFVRAKKVYLQNGIVGLQDETKTLGRISLQFETDLFLVSSKNEKRLVQDVLGYTDKEVAITGLSRYDRLFDNKETPEMKQQLLFYPIDHETGLHFQTEFIDVLAKNYLTLIASTDMQEFLARHKLEFVIALPHAFETYVTEFEALNCTVRLQRMEDPMTLIKESKLMITDYASEAFDFSFLTKPVVFYQFENNFYQQKDSLQLQQAYQNELPGEVTVNADDLICILERIASDNFKMSKANQQKANLLIEHKDTASNERIFEAVTHLKKGMPFL
- a CDS encoding lactonase family protein; the encoded protein is MKETIYLGTYTKRASEGVYQITLDTEKKQLENLTVVAKADSPTYLGLSPDYKTLYPVVKIDGKGGMASYRKNENGEFVFVNGVTAEGAPPCYVGVDATRNFLYTANYHKGEIAVLQTAADGTLTLLDTVTHQGSSVHENQQTPHAHYADLTPDQHYVVACDLGTDEVYTYSVSTEGKLTEVARFKAAPGTGPRHLVFHPNGKVAYLFGELASVVVVLSYDAATGRFKELETVPTIPENFTDFNGGAAIRLSKDGKFLYASNRGHDSIVVYEVQNDGISLKQIQLIGTEGQIPRDFNLTARDEFVVVGHQESDNLTLFERDPQTGLLSLVQKDVYAPECVCVYV